The following are encoded together in the Myxococcales bacterium genome:
- a CDS encoding bifunctional (p)ppGpp synthetase/guanosine-3',5'-bis(diphosphate) 3'-pyrophosphohydrolase, which yields MLDVSQLVSRVQGYQPAADTDLIRKAYHYSEWAHREQMRKSGDPYFIHPVSVADIITQLRLDTASVCAGLLHDVVEDTGATREDIAREFGDEVAHLVDGVTKLGKINFTSKEDRQAESFRKMVVAMAQDIRVLLVKLCDRLDNMRTLQHMSAEGQERIARETLEIYAPLANRLGIQLLKSELEDLSFQYLDHDGYKAISQKLAKTKKERERYIEGVCRTISSRLAEHGFGADVTGRAKHLYSIYRKMKSMQSDFEQIYDILAFRICVESVADCYAVLGVMHSKWMPVPGRFKDYIALPKPNMYQSLHTAVIGPGRQRIEIQIRTHEMNRVAEHGVAAHWKYKERISGGVDPSAAEKFGWLRELADFQRHLKDPAEFLESVKIDLFPDEIYVFTPKGDVRMFPRSSTPIDFAYSIHTEVGNRCSGARANGQIVPLRYKMRSGDVIEVMTSPQQHPSKDWLDYTVTTRARNRVRTFLRSEQREKSINLGRELLDSAMREAGMSLTRLLKNEDEQRKLWEAHKTGTWDELLLTIGYGKLETEDVIATLRAKSPAGSTEPPPELKTGRIEQLVRKVTGKDTGGIKVSGVDDVLVRYAKCCNPLPGDSIIGFITRGRGVTIHRRECAKAFDTDPERRIDVSWDSKAKINRPVQLKVTTSNKPGILANVSQTFSAQKINISEANCRAQDDGRACNIFTFFVGDLNQLKNVMKALTKVSGVVDVERV from the coding sequence GTGCTCGACGTCTCACAGCTCGTCTCTCGAGTGCAGGGTTACCAGCCCGCGGCCGACACCGATCTGATTCGGAAAGCCTACCACTACTCCGAGTGGGCCCACCGCGAGCAGATGCGCAAGAGCGGGGATCCGTACTTCATCCACCCGGTCAGCGTCGCCGACATCATCACGCAGCTGCGCCTGGACACCGCCAGTGTGTGCGCGGGGTTGCTGCACGACGTGGTCGAGGACACCGGCGCCACCCGCGAAGACATCGCCCGGGAGTTCGGCGACGAGGTCGCGCACCTGGTCGACGGGGTCACCAAGCTGGGCAAGATCAACTTCACCAGCAAAGAAGACCGCCAGGCGGAGAGCTTCCGCAAGATGGTCGTGGCCATGGCCCAGGACATCCGTGTGCTCCTGGTGAAGCTGTGTGACCGCCTCGACAACATGCGCACGCTCCAGCACATGAGCGCCGAGGGCCAGGAGCGCATCGCCCGCGAGACGCTGGAGATCTACGCGCCGCTGGCCAACCGCCTCGGCATTCAGCTGCTCAAGAGCGAGCTGGAAGATCTCTCGTTCCAGTACCTGGACCACGACGGCTACAAGGCCATCAGCCAGAAGCTCGCCAAGACCAAGAAGGAGCGCGAGCGTTACATCGAGGGGGTGTGTCGCACCATCTCGTCGCGGCTGGCCGAGCACGGCTTCGGCGCCGACGTGACCGGGCGCGCCAAACACCTCTACTCGATCTACCGGAAGATGAAGTCGATGCAGAGCGACTTCGAGCAGATCTACGACATCCTGGCGTTCCGCATCTGTGTCGAGTCCGTGGCGGACTGCTACGCGGTGCTCGGGGTGATGCACTCGAAGTGGATGCCGGTGCCGGGACGCTTCAAGGACTACATCGCGCTGCCGAAACCCAACATGTACCAGTCGCTGCACACGGCCGTGATCGGACCGGGCCGCCAGCGCATCGAAATTCAGATCCGCACCCACGAAATGAACCGCGTCGCCGAGCACGGCGTGGCGGCGCACTGGAAGTACAAGGAGCGCATCTCCGGCGGGGTCGACCCGAGCGCCGCCGAGAAGTTCGGCTGGCTGCGGGAGCTCGCGGATTTCCAGCGTCACCTCAAGGACCCGGCGGAGTTCCTCGAGAGTGTGAAGATCGATCTGTTCCCGGACGAGATCTACGTCTTCACACCCAAGGGCGACGTGCGCATGTTCCCGCGCAGCTCGACCCCAATCGATTTTGCGTACTCGATCCACACCGAGGTCGGCAATCGCTGCTCTGGCGCCCGCGCCAATGGCCAGATTGTCCCGCTGCGTTACAAGATGCGCAGCGGCGACGTGATCGAGGTGATGACGTCGCCCCAGCAGCACCCGAGCAAGGACTGGCTCGACTACACGGTGACAACGCGCGCGCGCAACCGCGTGCGAACCTTCCTGCGCAGCGAGCAGCGCGAAAAGAGCATCAACCTCGGCCGCGAGCTGCTCGACAGCGCGATGCGCGAGGCCGGCATGAGCCTCACGCGCCTGCTGAAGAACGAAGACGAGCAGCGGAAGCTCTGGGAGGCGCACAAGACCGGCACCTGGGACGAGCTGCTCTTGACCATTGGCTACGGCAAGCTCGAGACCGAAGATGTCATTGCGACGCTGCGTGCCAAGTCGCCTGCCGGCAGCACGGAGCCGCCGCCGGAGCTGAAGACGGGCCGCATCGAGCAGCTGGTGCGCAAGGTCACCGGCAAGGACACCGGCGGCATCAAGGTCAGCGGCGTCGACGATGTGCTCGTGCGGTACGCCAAATGCTGCAACCCGCTCCCCGGTGACTCGATCATCGGTTTCATCACCCGCGGCCGGGGCGTGACCATCCATCGGCGGGAGTGCGCGAAGGCGTTCGACACCGATCCCGAGCGGCGCATCGACGTGTCGTGGGACAGCAAGGCGAAGATCAACCGCCCGGTGCAACTCAAGGTCACCACCAGCAACAAACCCGGCATCTTGGCCAACGTGAGCCAGACCTTCAGCGCCCAGAAGATCAACATCAGCGAGGCGAACTGCCGCGCGCAAGACGACGGCCGGGCGTGCAACATCTTCACGTTCTTCGTGGGCGACCTGAACCAGCTGAAGAACGTGATGAAGGCCCTCACCAAGGTGAGCGGCGTCGTGGACGTCGAGCGGGTGTAG
- a CDS encoding four helix bundle protein, translated as MLRIYSVVLGVIRGLRPVLAVVERKDGDLGRHLRRCSASVGLNLEEGMYSRGRSRAAKYHVALGSARETLACLEVAEAFGYIRGVDPALQAELRQIVGTLVRLVERAV; from the coding sequence ATGTTGAGGATCTATTCGGTGGTGCTGGGGGTGATTCGGGGACTGCGACCGGTGCTGGCGGTCGTGGAACGCAAGGACGGTGACCTCGGGCGGCACCTCAGGCGGTGCTCGGCCAGTGTCGGTTTGAACTTGGAGGAGGGCATGTACTCCAGGGGACGCAGTCGCGCGGCGAAGTACCATGTTGCACTCGGCTCCGCGCGCGAGACCCTCGCGTGCCTCGAGGTCGCGGAGGCGTTCGGCTACATCCGGGGTGTCGACCCGGCTCTGCAAGCGGAGCTTCGGCAGATCGTGGGCACCCTGGTCCGCCTGGTCGAGCGGGCGGTGTAA
- a CDS encoding beta-lactamase family protein, whose translation MLSRRRWLLGAAALAAPLPGCYAKPPKPYPYAATPEEELRERVAARVRAFQASAPDAGVAVGIWRDGRPSVFGFGRTTYHDPHPPNADALFELGSLAETLVGVLLAEMVARKRAAFDGPAQELLPPSLKLPADGGGEITLRQLALHTSGLPAVPDLERVAGDEAALTALLAKAKLETPPGARFQPSNLGIALLGHALATREGRSIGWLCRNRIAAPLGMLSTTTFERDAAFDDNRLVEGRDARGARVAPRFDVPMLSVGAQRTSLNDLLRLLQAVLVPGQSLLGAAIFSAIDQRRPLGDGTEVVIGWRSDPARGVLWQAGSSPGFRAGLWVERQSARAIAVLAASASIDVRALLFELAREEALPSSRAIAQGGPVVQSLPPTAIRADVVIDGKLRFAGHRVESVVVSPGDALRVVLYWQCLARMPEDLQVSVVGMDESGRERLRADHYPAGGRYPTYRWRPGDVVEDELVVVVPAGYDAGRLTLWLGLTGSGRPLLPGPARDVDLAGRIRGPSVEVVRGSP comes from the coding sequence GTGCTCTCCCGTCGCAGGTGGTTGCTCGGTGCCGCGGCGCTCGCCGCCCCGCTGCCGGGCTGTTACGCCAAACCGCCGAAGCCGTACCCCTACGCAGCCACGCCAGAGGAAGAGCTTCGCGAGCGCGTCGCCGCGCGGGTCCGGGCGTTTCAGGCGAGCGCGCCCGACGCCGGAGTTGCCGTTGGCATCTGGCGAGACGGACGCCCGAGTGTGTTCGGCTTCGGGCGCACGACGTATCACGATCCGCATCCGCCGAACGCGGACGCGCTGTTCGAGCTCGGTTCGCTCGCCGAGACCCTCGTCGGTGTCCTGCTCGCTGAGATGGTCGCCCGAAAGCGTGCGGCCTTCGATGGCCCCGCGCAGGAGCTCCTGCCGCCGAGCCTGAAGCTGCCGGCCGATGGCGGGGGGGAGATCACGCTTCGGCAGCTGGCGCTGCACACCTCGGGTCTTCCCGCAGTGCCCGACCTCGAGCGTGTCGCCGGGGACGAGGCTGCGCTCACTGCGCTGTTGGCGAAGGCCAAGCTCGAGACGCCACCCGGTGCGCGCTTTCAGCCCTCGAACCTCGGCATTGCGCTGCTCGGGCACGCCCTCGCGACGCGTGAGGGGCGGTCCATCGGCTGGCTCTGCAGGAATCGCATCGCCGCGCCCCTCGGCATGCTGTCGACCACGACCTTCGAGCGCGACGCCGCGTTCGACGACAATCGCCTGGTCGAGGGGAGGGACGCTCGCGGCGCGCGCGTCGCTCCGCGCTTCGACGTGCCGATGTTGTCGGTCGGTGCGCAGCGCACGAGCTTGAACGATCTCTTGCGGCTGTTGCAGGCCGTGCTCGTGCCGGGGCAAAGTTTGCTCGGCGCGGCGATCTTCTCAGCCATCGACCAGCGTCGTCCACTCGGTGATGGAACCGAGGTCGTCATCGGTTGGCGCAGTGACCCAGCTCGCGGCGTGCTCTGGCAGGCCGGGTCGTCGCCTGGGTTCCGCGCGGGGCTGTGGGTCGAGCGCCAGAGTGCGCGGGCCATCGCGGTGCTGGCGGCCTCCGCGAGCATCGACGTGCGGGCGCTACTGTTCGAGCTCGCGCGAGAGGAGGCGTTGCCGTCGAGTCGGGCGATTGCGCAGGGCGGTCCGGTGGTGCAGTCGCTACCGCCGACCGCGATCCGTGCCGACGTGGTGATCGACGGCAAGCTGCGTTTCGCGGGGCATCGGGTCGAGAGCGTCGTGGTCAGCCCCGGCGACGCACTGCGTGTGGTGTTGTACTGGCAATGCCTCGCGCGCATGCCGGAGGATTTGCAGGTGAGCGTCGTGGGCATGGATGAGAGCGGGCGCGAGCGGCTCAGGGCGGATCACTATCCGGCAGGGGGTCGGTACCCGACGTATCGATGGCGGCCGGGTGATGTGGTGGAGGACGAGCTCGTGGTCGTGGTGCCAGCGGGCTACGATGCGGGTCGCCTCACGTTGTGGCTTGGCCTGACCGGCTCAGGGCGCCCGCTCCTGCCGGGGCCGGCCCGGGACGTCGATCTGGCCGGTCGCATCCGCGGACCGAGCGTCGAGGTCGTCCGTGGATCCCCCTGA
- a CDS encoding helix-turn-helix domain-containing protein, with protein MSAARPYLTTAEAARYLGYRDGSALRKAKLEGRIQPVGRRGGGGTLMWSRSDLDAFLRGEAPRTLDPERPGAPPQGATDGQSEMEEAVEQLARPAAVLAGGLSEEGGRIPRSPEIPRPADGEKERSSIDAAAGDGGARRREAALGGGRTRLGRDRAESSDAALLRLRRVLARAKDHDR; from the coding sequence ATGTCCGCGGCGCGTCCCTACCTGACCACGGCAGAGGCCGCCCGATACCTCGGGTATCGGGACGGCTCCGCGCTGAGAAAGGCCAAATTGGAAGGCCGGATCCAGCCCGTGGGACGCCGCGGCGGCGGCGGGACGCTGATGTGGTCACGAAGCGATCTCGACGCCTTCCTGCGAGGCGAGGCCCCGCGTACTCTGGATCCGGAACGTCCAGGTGCGCCTCCACAGGGAGCCACCGATGGACAAAGTGAGATGGAAGAAGCAGTGGAACAGTTGGCTCGACCCGCGGCCGTGCTTGCCGGGGGTCTTTCGGAGGAAGGAGGGCGGATTCCTCGTTCGCCGGAGATTCCGCGACCCGCAGACGGGGAAAAGGAAAGAAGTTCGATTGACGCTGCCGCAGGTGACGGAGGCGCGCGTCGCCGAGAAGCTGCTCTGGGAGGAGGTCGGACACGCCTCGGGCGTGATCGAGCCGAGTCCTCGGACGCCGCTCTTCTGCGACTACGCCGTGTCCTTGCTCGAGCGAAAGATCATGACCGCTGA
- a CDS encoding serine/threonine protein kinase has product MSRGPPPGTSVQLGKLIVGEQLGVGGFGVVHVATLEGVNLEFAVKFLSPSIGNDDIETATKRFFREAEVLFRLRHPHIVPIYGVGEHEGRPYILMEYFTGMNLAAARRVGQPTPEIVLPFIEYVGDALAYAHQCGIVHRDIKPQNLMTLRGDARVLDFGVAALLDPKGERFTKSSDAVAGDAFSAPELTENPQLLDPRCDIYSLGACWYWLLTGMSPRGVNWESNLRSSVTISQSYERVLLRCLAQADKRYSSATELVEDVRALRRGDAPSQSPHDLTDDQARVLGVIVGACPTSTHSVALYAIEQEIGGRQTRLRTSLALRVASPEGT; this is encoded by the coding sequence ATGTCGCGCGGACCACCGCCAGGGACCAGTGTCCAGCTGGGCAAGCTGATCGTCGGGGAGCAACTTGGCGTCGGGGGCTTTGGCGTCGTTCACGTGGCGACGCTCGAAGGAGTCAACCTCGAGTTTGCCGTCAAGTTCCTCAGCCCGAGCATCGGTAACGATGACATCGAAACGGCGACGAAGAGGTTCTTCCGGGAAGCGGAGGTGCTGTTTCGGCTTCGCCATCCTCACATCGTTCCGATTTACGGCGTTGGTGAACACGAAGGACGCCCGTACATCTTGATGGAGTACTTCACCGGAATGAACTTGGCGGCGGCGCGCCGCGTCGGCCAGCCCACGCCGGAAATCGTGCTCCCATTCATCGAGTACGTCGGCGACGCGCTCGCATATGCGCATCAGTGCGGAATCGTTCATCGGGACATCAAGCCGCAGAACCTCATGACCCTACGGGGCGACGCGAGAGTGTTGGACTTCGGAGTCGCTGCGCTCCTGGATCCGAAGGGCGAGCGCTTCACCAAGAGTAGCGATGCAGTTGCGGGTGATGCTTTCAGCGCGCCAGAGCTGACCGAAAATCCTCAGCTGTTGGATCCCAGATGCGACATCTACAGCCTGGGTGCCTGCTGGTACTGGCTGCTGACTGGGATGTCCCCCAGGGGCGTGAACTGGGAGTCCAACCTCCGCTCCAGCGTGACGATCTCGCAGTCCTATGAACGAGTGCTCCTGCGTTGCCTTGCTCAAGCAGACAAGCGGTACAGCTCGGCGACCGAGCTCGTGGAGGATGTGCGTGCGCTCCGGCGCGGTGACGCGCCATCGCAGTCTCCCCACGACTTGACGGACGACCAAGCGAGAGTACTGGGCGTGATCGTCGGCGCCTGCCCGACCAGCACGCATTCCGTCGCGCTCTACGCGATCGAACAAGAGATAGGCGGCCGCCAGACCAGGCTGAGGACGTCTCTTGCCCTCAGAGTGGCTTCTCCTGAGGGCACATGA